In Mustela nigripes isolate SB6536 chromosome 2, MUSNIG.SB6536, whole genome shotgun sequence, a single window of DNA contains:
- the SEMA6B gene encoding semaphorin-6B, with product MRTPRAPPPRPAPLLLLLLLGGANGLFPEEPPPLSVAPRDYLNHYPVFVGSGPGRLTPAEGPDDLHIQRVLRVNRTLFIGDRDNLYRVELEPPTATELRYQRKLTWRSNPSDINVCRMKGKQEGECRNFVKVLLLRDESTLFVCGSNAFNPVCANYSMDTLQPLGDNISGMARCPYDPKHANVALFSEGMLFTATVTDFLAIDAVIYRSLGDRPTLRTVKHDSKWFKEPYFVHAVEWASHIYFFFREIAMEFNYLEKVVVSRVARVCKNDLGGSPRVLEKQWTSFLKARLNCSVPGDSHFYFNVLQAVTGVVSLGGRPVVLAVFSTPSNSIPGSAVCAFDMTQVAAVFEGRFREQKSPESIWTPVPEDQVPRPRPGCCAAPGMQYNASSAFPDEILNFVKTHPLMDEAVPSLGHAPWIVRTLMRHQLTRVAVDVGAGPWGNHTVVFLGSEVGTVLKFLIWPNASTSGTTGPSVFLEEFETYRPDRCGRSGDGEAGRRLLSLELDTASGGLLAAFPRCVVRVPVARCQQYSGCMKNCIGSQDPYCGWAPDGSCVFLSPGTRGTFEQDVSGASTSGLGDCTGLLRASLAEERAGLVSVNLLVTSSVAAFVVGAVVSGFSVGWYVGLRERRELARRRDKEAILAHGGGEAVLSVSRLGERRAAGPGGRGGGVGGVVVGGVGGAGGPPEALLAPLMQNGWAKATLLQGGPHDLDSGLLPTPEQTPLPQKRLPAPHPHALGARAWEHGHPLLPASASSSLLLLAPARAPEPPPAPPAPGEPAPDARLYARPGRASHGDFPLTPHASPDRRRVVSAPTGPSDPVPAAAAADGLPRPWSPPPTGSLRRPGPHGPPAAALRRTHTFNSGEARPGGDRHRGRHVRPGTDLAHLLAYGGTDRTAPPVP from the exons ATGCGGACCCCGCGAGCGCCCCCTCCTCGCCCGGCCCCACTGCTCCTACTGCTGCTACTGGGGGGAGCCAACGGCCTCTTCCCCGAGGAGCCGCCGCCACTTAGCGTGGCCCCCAGAGACT aCCTGAACCACTACCCCGTGTTCGTGGGCAGCGGGCCGGGACGCCTGACCCCTGCAGAGGGTCCTGACGACCTCCACATCCAGCGAGTCCTGCGCGTTAACAGGACCCTGTTCATCGGGGACAG ggacaACCTGTACCGGGTGGAGCTGGAGCCCCCCACGGCCACGGAGCTGCGGTACCAGCGG AAACTGACCTGGCGCTCCAACCCCAGTGACATCAACGTGTGTCGGATGAAAGGCAAGCAGGAG GGCGAGTGTCGAAATTTTGTAAAGGTGCTGCTTCTTCGGGACGAATCCACGCTCTTTGTGTGCGGTTCCAATGCCTTCAACCCCGTCTGTGCCAACTACAGT ATGGACACACTGCAGCCCCTCGGGGACAACATCAGCGGCATGGCCCGTTGCCCTTACGACCCCAAACATGCCAACGTTGCTCTCTTCTCTG AGGGAATGCTCTTCACGGCCACAGTTACCGACTTCCTAGCCATCGATGCTGTCATCTACCGCAGCCTGGGGGACCGGCCCACTCTGCGAACCGTGAAACATGACTCCAAGTGGTTCAAAG AGCCCTACTTTGTCCACGCGGTCGAGTGGGCCAGCCACATCTACTTCTTCTTCCGGGAGATCGCAATGGAGTTTAACTACCTGGAGAAG GTGGTGGTGTCCCGCGTGGCCCGGGTGTGCAAGAATGACCTGGGAGGCTCCCCTCGGGTGCTGGAGAAGCAGTGGACATCCTTCCTGAAGGCGCGACTCAACTGCTCTGTGCCCGGGGACTCCCACTTCTACTTCAACGTGCTGCAGGCCGTCACCGGTGTCGTCAGCCTGGGGGGCCGGCCCGTGGTCCTCGCTGTTTTCTCTACCCCCAGCAACAG CATCCCCGGCTCAGCTGTCTGCGCCTTTGACATGACTCAGGTGGCCGCTGTGTTTGAAGGCCGCTTCCGTGAGCAGAAGTCCCCCGAGTCCATCTGGACACCCGTGCCGGAGGATCAGGTGCCACGGCCCCG ACCCGGGTGTTGTGCGGCCCCCGGCATGCAGTACAATGCCTCCAGCGCCTTCCCCGATGAGATCCTCAACTTCGTCAAGACCCATCCCCTGATGGACGAAGCGGTGCCCTCCCTGGGCCACGCGCCCTGGATTGTGCGGACTCTGATGCG GCACCAGCTGACGCGAGTGGCTGTGGACGTGGGTGCTGGCCCCTGGGGCAACCACACTGTTGTCTTCCTGGGCTCCGAGGTGGGCACCGTCCTCAAGTTCCTCATCTGGCCCAACGCCAGCACCTCGGGCACCACTGGGCCCAGTGTCTTCCTGGAGGAGTTTGAGACCTACCGGCCAGACAG GTGCGGACGGTCGGGCGACGGCGAGGCAGGGCGGCGGCTGTTGAGCCTGGAGCTGGACACAGCGTCGGGTGGCCTGCTGGCGGCCTTCCCCCGCTGCGTGGTCCGCGTCCCCGTGGCCCGCTGCCAGCAGTACTCAGGTTGCATGAA GAACTGTATTGGCAGTCAGGACCCCTACTGCGGCTGGGCCCCTGATGGGTCCTGTGTCTTCCTCAGCCCCGGCACCAG AGGCACCTTTGAGCAGGACGTGTCGGGGGCTAGCACCTCGGGCTTAGGGGACTGCACAG GACTCCTGCGGGCCAGCCTGGCAGAGGAGCGCGCCGGGCTGGTGTCGGTGAACCTGCTGGTGACGTCGTCGGTGGCGGCCTTCGTGGTGGGCGCCGTGGTGTCCGGCTTCAGCGTGGGCTGGTACGTGGGCCTCCGCGAGCGGCGCGAGCTCGCGCGCCGCAGGGACAAGGAGGCCATCCTGGCGCACGGCGGCGGCGAGGCGGTGCTGAGCGTCAGCCGGCTGGGCGAGCGCCGGGCGGCGGGCCCCGGGGGCCGGGGCGGCGGCGTCGGCGGCGTGGTCGTCGGCGGCGTCGGCGGCGCCGGGGGGCCCCCCGAGGCCCTGCTGGCCCCTCTGATGCAGAACGGCTGGGCCAAGGCCACGCTGCTGCAGGGCGGCCCCCACGACCTGGACTCGGGGCTGCTGCCCACGCCCGAGCAGACGCCGCTGCCGCAGAAGCGCCTGCCCGCGCCGCATCCGCACGCCCTGGGCGCGCGCGCCTGGGAGCACGGCCACCCCCTGCTCCCGGCCTCCGCCTCCTCGTCCCTGCTGCTGCTGgcgcccgcccgcgcccccgagccgccgcccgcgccccccgcgcccggCGAGCCGGCCCCCGACGCGCGCCTCTACGCCCGGCCCGGCCGCGCGTCGCACGGCGACTTCCCGCTCACCCCGCACGCCAGCCCGGACCGCCGGCGCGTCGTGTCGGCGCCCACGGGCCCCTCGGACCCagtccccgccgccgccgccgccgacgGCCTCCCGCGGCCCTGGAGCCCGCCGCCCACGGGCAGCCTGCGGAGGCCCGGCCCGCACGGCCCGCCGGCCGCAGCCCTGCGCCGCACGCACACGTTCAACAGCGGCGAGGCCCGGCCCGGCGGCGACCGCCACCGCGGCCGCCACGTGCGGCCCGGCACGGACTTGGCCCACCTCCTCGCCTACGGGGGCACGGACAGGACTGCGCCCCCCGTGCCCTAG